In one Flavobacteriales bacterium genomic region, the following are encoded:
- a CDS encoding DinB family protein produces MDRTLLFAQLERHAEVFRALLSGLAPEEFRWKPAPENWCALEVVCHLHDEEREDFRARLRSTLETPALPWPAIDPAAWVGQRNYMDQDFEARLRGFLEERRCSVEWLRGQERSPWSNAYLHPKVGPVSCDLLLTNWVAHDLHHIRQFVNLRYGFLKAQVAVPLDYAGTW; encoded by the coding sequence ATGGACCGCACCTTGCTCTTCGCGCAGCTCGAGCGCCATGCCGAAGTATTCCGAGCGCTGTTGTCCGGCCTGGCTCCGGAGGAGTTCCGTTGGAAACCCGCGCCGGAGAACTGGTGCGCGCTGGAGGTGGTCTGCCACCTCCATGACGAGGAGCGCGAGGACTTCCGCGCGCGCCTTCGGTCCACGCTGGAGACGCCCGCCCTGCCCTGGCCCGCAATCGACCCGGCTGCATGGGTGGGGCAACGGAACTACATGGATCAGGACTTCGAGGCCAGGCTTCGCGGCTTTCTGGAGGAACGGAGGTGTTCGGTGGAATGGCTTCGCGGGCAGGAAAGGTCTCCTTGGTCCAATGCCTACCTCCATCCCAAAGTGGGCCCGGTGAGTTGCGATCTGCTGCTGACGAACTGGGTGGCGCATGACCTGCACCACATCCGCCAGTTCGTCAACCTCCGGTACGGCTTCCTGAAGGCGCAGGTCGCCGTTCCGCTCGATTACGCAGGAACCTGGTAG
- a CDS encoding YdeI/OmpD-associated family protein — protein MSASNPKVDWFFAKAGPWQACFAQLRKLSLDTRLTEELKWGHPCYTLKGKNVFLMHGFNDYCALLFHKGALLKDDHKLLVQQTANTQSARQIRFNSVKQINELTSVIRSYMQQAIAVEQSGQEVALKKTAEFAMPEEFTAKLKAMPALRKAFDALTPGRQRGYLLHFAGAKQSKTREARIEKHLERILQGKGLDD, from the coding sequence ATGAGCGCATCGAACCCCAAGGTCGACTGGTTCTTCGCCAAGGCGGGTCCCTGGCAGGCATGCTTCGCCCAGCTGCGCAAACTGTCCTTGGACACCCGCCTCACCGAAGAGCTGAAGTGGGGCCACCCATGCTATACGCTGAAAGGGAAGAACGTCTTCCTGATGCACGGCTTCAACGATTATTGCGCGCTGCTCTTCCACAAGGGCGCGCTGCTGAAGGACGACCACAAGCTCTTGGTGCAGCAGACCGCCAACACGCAGAGCGCGCGGCAGATCCGCTTCAACAGCGTGAAGCAGATCAACGAGCTGACCTCGGTAATCCGGAGTTATATGCAGCAGGCGATTGCCGTGGAGCAGAGCGGGCAGGAAGTGGCGCTGAAGAAGACCGCCGAATTCGCGATGCCCGAGGAGTTCACCGCCAAGCTGAAGGCCATGCCGGCGCTGAGGAAGGCGTTCGATGCGCTCACGCCGGGCAGGCAGCGCGGCTACCTGCTGCACTTCGCCGGGGCCAAGCAAAGCAAGACCCGGGAGGCGCGCATCGAGAAGCATCTGGAGCGCATCCTCCAGGGCAAAGGGCTGGACGACTGA
- a CDS encoding zinc ribbon domain-containing protein YjdM, which yields MPDTKPCPECRSTITYPTGTSWMCGECGHEWNPEEVAAAGAGPVIKDANGNVLNDGDDVVVIKDLPVKGMPKPVKAGTKVKNIRLVEADHDIDCRIEGFGAMGLKSIYVRKA from the coding sequence ATGCCCGATACCAAGCCCTGCCCGGAGTGCCGCTCGACCATCACATACCCGACCGGGACATCGTGGATGTGCGGCGAGTGCGGCCATGAATGGAACCCGGAGGAGGTGGCCGCCGCCGGGGCGGGCCCGGTGATCAAAGACGCCAACGGCAACGTGCTGAACGACGGGGATGACGTGGTGGTGATCAAGGACCTGCCAGTGAAGGGCATGCCCAAGCCGGTGAAGGCTGGCACCAAGGTGAAGAACATCCGGCTGGTGGAGGCCGATCACGACATCGACTGCCGCATCGAGGGCTTCGGCGCCATGGGGCTGAAGAGCATCTACGTGCGCAAGGCCTGA
- a CDS encoding T9SS type A sorting domain-containing protein, with product MAAAFLLPGLPALAQGDCQNDFQYPTAAVTPDAGGAITTISTCSFEEEYSQVTGIQTGATYRFRLSSQGYITVRQGTFDGPVVAQGFAVVDVLAADAGDLFPHWNVDDACSTMSDCVETSVQFFGDCAPVLGTATLVEDCDQQLFYVDVDVLSLGDGTSATITYDVFGTVNSVSGVGLGVTQIGPFFFGEEVLVLLEHETNSACSQDLGLIRESGACPVFIFCGQPAQAFSYCYGNGETKVWNYSSLGGTGSLVLDFISGDIEASFNDQLVIYDGTDDSGPILFEHTGQGNTDLSSVFVASTTGSIHMRLTSSDFGSCADGSQTSWDWQVQCLNCQLPQASMVNVDDCLNNQFTVPVDVQSTGDGSTVTIAYAVNGGLPVFLTGVGTGITELGPFTINDVVSVFVQHESDPACNIELGTVTDGGDCPNLIVCGAQPLEETYCYVANDFRSWSYQSVGSGTLRLTFNRGTIESNTFDDLRIYDGTDATGTLVFEHTNATSYNLGPVGSAVNNALTTYYAVQVYSATGTLYMEMSSDGSVQCGDPFPTETYDSWEWEVVCLDCTIPAGTVTIVDDCANNQFSLDVDITSTGDAATATIEYTVNGGPVQTQTGAGIGITTIGPFAFDDIVNVTIAHESNSLCNIPKGDFSDTGTCPELITCGTPIEVSYCYANNNDVRWYYQGTGTFPLGIFFDQGAVFAGDLVQVYDGGDITAPLIYSGNNGGDVTGLFFFTTNPEHRMTVRILANGFTDCATSASQVPVQWTVDCLDCVPPTATFSIVQDCEQFQYFVDVNVTDLGSDPEVEITNTAGVASTSITATGTYQIGPFVSGTQVELTLVNDANNLCNIYSGTLVNPLCPTILCGGTPLVETYCYDNLEDRAWAWEAPTPGATLNLQFTRGTIESNTWDDLTIYDGPDASGPILFSHSNASTYNLGAAGSAVNSAASPYYAVNVTSTTGNIYMVLTTDGSVSCVSSATTFDSWEWQVSCIGCAAPGVAYNLVSDCLHRTYKTEVIITTPPSAEGMTIANTITGETLSVTGTGIYEFGPYGTDSLAIFGITDLSEPGCTWLSDSLTFPSDSCVIVSCGFDNYEYCYENDEDRWYTYRSQLPVPTTIAFIQGQMQAGDRIVVYNGFDESATVIYQGNNAGNLAGFAVNSQNPSNAITLRIQSNAAGSCDDGQVAIPLRWTVGCGAVGMEELAQGGFAVYPNPTEGLLYINVGPDVIGTARVRVLDMSGRTVLEAPINVRSGSASSIDMQGLQSGQYVVQLATEQWTKVQRVQVAR from the coding sequence ATGGCCGCGGCATTCCTGCTACCGGGGCTTCCGGCGCTGGCGCAGGGTGATTGCCAGAACGATTTCCAGTATCCCACCGCTGCGGTCACCCCGGATGCCGGGGGGGCCATTACGACCATCTCCACCTGCAGCTTCGAGGAGGAGTACTCGCAGGTGACGGGCATCCAGACCGGAGCCACCTATCGCTTCCGGCTCAGCAGCCAGGGCTATATCACCGTGCGCCAAGGCACCTTCGATGGCCCCGTGGTGGCACAGGGCTTCGCCGTGGTGGATGTGCTGGCCGCCGATGCCGGTGACCTGTTCCCGCATTGGAACGTGGACGATGCGTGCAGCACCATGAGCGACTGCGTGGAGACCTCTGTCCAGTTCTTCGGCGATTGCGCGCCGGTGCTCGGCACTGCCACGCTCGTGGAGGATTGCGACCAGCAGCTCTTCTACGTGGACGTGGACGTGCTATCCCTGGGCGATGGCACCTCCGCCACCATCACCTACGATGTCTTCGGTACCGTGAACTCGGTGTCAGGGGTGGGCCTCGGTGTCACCCAGATTGGTCCGTTCTTCTTCGGTGAGGAGGTGCTCGTGCTGCTCGAGCACGAGACGAATTCAGCCTGCAGCCAGGACCTCGGACTCATCCGGGAATCAGGCGCCTGCCCGGTCTTCATCTTCTGCGGGCAGCCCGCACAGGCCTTCTCGTATTGCTACGGCAACGGTGAGACCAAGGTGTGGAACTACAGCTCGCTGGGCGGCACCGGGTCGCTGGTGCTCGACTTCATCAGCGGCGACATCGAGGCCAGCTTCAACGACCAGCTCGTTATCTACGATGGTACCGACGACAGCGGCCCCATCCTGTTCGAGCATACCGGGCAGGGCAACACCGACCTCTCCAGCGTATTCGTGGCCTCCACCACCGGGTCGATTCACATGCGCCTTACGTCCAGCGATTTCGGCTCCTGTGCCGATGGCAGTCAGACCTCCTGGGATTGGCAGGTGCAATGCCTCAACTGCCAGCTCCCGCAAGCGTCCATGGTGAATGTGGACGACTGCCTGAACAACCAGTTCACCGTGCCGGTGGACGTGCAGAGCACTGGTGATGGCTCCACCGTCACCATCGCCTATGCGGTGAACGGCGGCCTGCCTGTGTTCCTGACGGGTGTGGGCACCGGAATCACCGAGCTCGGGCCCTTCACCATCAATGATGTGGTATCAGTCTTCGTCCAGCACGAATCCGACCCCGCCTGCAATATCGAACTGGGCACGGTGACCGATGGCGGCGACTGCCCCAACCTCATCGTATGCGGCGCCCAGCCCCTGGAGGAGACGTATTGCTACGTGGCCAACGATTTCCGCAGCTGGTCCTACCAGTCGGTGGGCAGCGGCACCCTCCGTCTCACCTTCAACCGCGGCACCATCGAGAGCAACACCTTCGATGACCTGCGGATCTACGATGGCACCGACGCAACGGGTACGCTGGTCTTCGAGCACACGAACGCCACCTCCTACAACCTGGGGCCTGTGGGCAGCGCGGTGAACAATGCGCTCACCACCTACTACGCGGTGCAGGTGTATTCCGCTACGGGCACCCTTTACATGGAGATGAGCTCCGACGGCTCCGTGCAGTGCGGTGATCCCTTCCCGACGGAGACCTACGATTCCTGGGAGTGGGAGGTGGTTTGCCTTGACTGCACCATCCCCGCCGGTACGGTGACCATCGTGGATGACTGCGCCAACAACCAGTTCAGCCTGGATGTGGACATCACCAGCACGGGTGATGCCGCCACCGCCACCATCGAGTACACGGTGAACGGCGGGCCGGTGCAGACCCAGACCGGAGCCGGGATCGGCATCACCACCATCGGCCCCTTCGCCTTCGATGATATCGTGAACGTGACGATCGCCCACGAGAGCAACAGCCTCTGCAATATCCCCAAGGGCGACTTCAGCGATACCGGCACCTGCCCCGAGCTGATCACCTGCGGCACGCCCATCGAGGTGAGCTATTGCTACGCCAACAACAACGATGTGCGCTGGTACTACCAGGGAACCGGCACCTTCCCGCTGGGCATCTTCTTCGACCAGGGAGCCGTCTTCGCTGGCGACCTCGTGCAGGTGTATGACGGCGGCGACATCACCGCCCCGCTCATCTATTCGGGGAACAACGGCGGCGATGTCACGGGGCTGTTCTTCTTCACCACGAACCCCGAGCATCGGATGACGGTGCGGATCCTGGCCAACGGGTTCACGGATTGCGCCACCAGCGCCAGTCAGGTCCCGGTGCAGTGGACGGTGGATTGCCTGGATTGCGTGCCCCCCACCGCCACCTTCAGCATCGTGCAGGACTGCGAGCAGTTCCAGTACTTCGTCGACGTGAACGTGACAGACCTGGGCAGCGACCCGGAGGTGGAGATCACGAACACGGCCGGTGTGGCCTCCACCAGCATCACTGCCACCGGCACCTACCAGATCGGGCCCTTCGTTTCGGGAACCCAGGTGGAACTGACGCTGGTGAACGACGCCAATAACCTCTGCAACATCTATTCGGGCACCTTGGTGAACCCGCTATGCCCGACGATCCTCTGCGGAGGCACCCCGTTGGTGGAGACCTACTGCTACGACAACCTCGAGGACCGGGCATGGGCCTGGGAGGCCCCCACTCCGGGCGCCACGCTGAACCTCCAGTTCACGCGCGGCACCATCGAGAGCAACACATGGGACGACCTCACGATCTACGACGGCCCTGATGCCAGCGGCCCGATCCTCTTCTCGCACAGCAACGCCAGCACCTACAACCTGGGGGCCGCCGGCAGCGCAGTGAACAGCGCCGCTTCGCCCTACTACGCGGTGAACGTCACCAGCACCACGGGCAACATCTACATGGTGCTCACCACGGACGGTTCGGTCTCCTGCGTCTCCTCTGCCACGACCTTCGACAGCTGGGAGTGGCAGGTCTCCTGCATCGGCTGCGCGGCGCCGGGCGTCGCCTACAATCTGGTGAGCGATTGCCTGCACCGCACCTACAAGACGGAGGTGATCATCACCACACCGCCGAGCGCCGAGGGCATGACCATCGCCAACACCATCACCGGCGAGACCCTCAGCGTGACGGGCACGGGCATCTACGAATTCGGTCCGTACGGAACCGACAGCTTGGCCATCTTCGGCATCACCGACCTCAGCGAGCCCGGCTGCACCTGGCTCAGCGACTCGCTCACCTTCCCGAGCGACAGCTGCGTGATCGTATCCTGCGGATTCGACAATTACGAATACTGCTACGAGAATGATGAGGACCGCTGGTACACCTACCGCTCACAGCTCCCCGTGCCCACCACCATCGCCTTCATCCAAGGGCAGATGCAGGCCGGTGACCGCATCGTGGTGTACAACGGGTTCGATGAGAGCGCCACGGTGATCTACCAGGGCAACAATGCCGGTAACCTGGCCGGCTTCGCGGTGAACTCGCAGAACCCGAGCAATGCCATCACGCTCCGGATCCAGTCCAATGCCGCCGGCTCTTGCGACGATGGCCAGGTGGCGATTCCCCTGCGCTGGACAGTGGGCTGCGGTGCCGTGGGCATGGAGGAGCTCGCGCAAGGCGGCTTCGCCGTGTACCCCAATCCGACTGAAGGCCTGCTCTACATCAATGTGGGCCCGGATGTGATCGGTACCGCCCGTGTGCGTGTGCTCGACATGAGCGGGCGCACCGTGCTGGAGGCACCGATCAACGTCCGCAGCGGCTCGGCCAGCTCCATCGACATGCAAGGCCTCCAGAGCGGCCAATACGTGGTGCAGCTGGCCACTGAGCAGTGGACCAAGGTGCAGCGCGTGCAGGTGGCGCGCTGA
- a CDS encoding DUF1801 domain-containing protein, with amino-acid sequence MPRPTKSPSAKAKAPAKRSGKAQVKLLSGGNPQIPKGDGDAPVQAYIAAMPGWKRAIGERLDALLEEHVPKLQKAVKWNSPFYGVEGQGWFIATHCFTHFVRITFFFGQSLQPMPPGPSKDPNARYLDIRVSGIEDEQQLISWIKQAAALPGWMSH; translated from the coding sequence ATGCCCAGGCCCACGAAAAGTCCCTCAGCCAAGGCGAAAGCCCCAGCCAAGAGATCCGGCAAGGCCCAGGTGAAGCTCCTCTCCGGCGGCAATCCGCAGATTCCCAAAGGCGATGGCGATGCGCCCGTGCAGGCTTACATCGCTGCCATGCCCGGCTGGAAGCGCGCTATCGGTGAGCGCCTGGACGCCCTGCTCGAGGAGCATGTCCCGAAGCTGCAGAAGGCCGTAAAATGGAACTCGCCCTTCTATGGTGTGGAAGGCCAGGGCTGGTTCATCGCCACGCATTGCTTCACCCACTTCGTGCGCATCACGTTCTTCTTCGGGCAATCGCTCCAGCCCATGCCACCAGGCCCCAGCAAGGACCCGAACGCGCGTTACCTGGACATCCGCGTGAGCGGCATCGAGGATGAGCAGCAGCTGATCAGCTGGATCAAGCAGGCCGCCGCGCTGCCGGGGTGGATGAGCCACTGA
- a CDS encoding alpha/beta fold hydrolase codes for MRLRYHGLAAAWATSALVVSQPLVRKGSLGAQLEMSTDPAGIRIVRVIPGTTAASIGLRPGDAVQTVNGTPVRAINDLVAMVGDWSAGMPLRLEVMRNGARKALDGKVVGKPQEVSAHGQVIYGEAPFDGGALRSILELPDGTEKAPVVLWLPGVGCYSQDFAADPRSPYKQWVEGLVQRGIAVFRVEKPGMGDSRNRTSCLDMDFDHEVAAYSAALAHLRGLPGIDPERIFLYGHSMGVLSLPRVAASGPVAGAIAWGGLATSWFEYEVRLIREQEAIKGMDPVAIEERVRARLPLLAEFYVHGKTVEELAQRPELATALAEYYDGRTWHGLQHPDFFQGIGRLDILAAYRAIDRPLLLLAGEHDLHAIDTGWAAAIADAVNRTRPGTATSMVVPGTTHHYHTVPSMQDYVCMEAEGRIDAVYMADHFNSEVPRIIAEWVHGMR; via the coding sequence ATGCGCCTCCGTTATCACGGCCTTGCCGCAGCATGGGCCACCTCAGCCCTCGTAGTCTCCCAGCCGCTCGTCCGGAAGGGGTCGCTCGGGGCACAGCTGGAAATGTCCACAGACCCTGCCGGCATTCGCATTGTGCGCGTGATTCCCGGCACCACGGCGGCATCCATCGGGCTTCGGCCAGGTGATGCCGTGCAGACGGTCAATGGCACCCCGGTGCGAGCGATCAATGACCTTGTGGCCATGGTGGGTGATTGGTCGGCGGGCATGCCCCTGCGGCTGGAGGTGATGCGCAACGGCGCGCGCAAAGCATTGGATGGGAAGGTAGTGGGCAAGCCCCAGGAGGTCTCAGCGCATGGGCAGGTCATCTATGGCGAGGCGCCCTTCGATGGCGGTGCCTTGCGCAGCATCCTGGAGCTGCCGGATGGCACGGAGAAGGCCCCGGTGGTGCTCTGGTTGCCGGGCGTGGGATGCTATTCACAGGATTTCGCAGCGGACCCGCGCTCGCCCTACAAGCAATGGGTGGAAGGCCTGGTGCAGCGCGGTATCGCCGTGTTCCGCGTGGAGAAGCCGGGCATGGGCGACAGCCGCAACCGCACGTCCTGCCTCGACATGGACTTCGATCATGAGGTTGCGGCCTATTCCGCCGCCTTGGCCCACCTGCGCGGCCTGCCGGGCATCGATCCCGAGCGCATTTTCCTCTACGGCCACTCCATGGGCGTGCTCAGCCTGCCGCGTGTGGCGGCATCAGGGCCGGTGGCGGGAGCCATCGCCTGGGGTGGTCTGGCCACCAGCTGGTTCGAGTACGAGGTGCGCCTGATCCGCGAGCAGGAGGCAATCAAGGGCATGGATCCCGTGGCCATCGAGGAGCGGGTGCGCGCGCGGCTCCCGCTGCTCGCGGAATTCTATGTGCACGGAAAGACCGTTGAGGAATTGGCGCAGCGACCGGAGCTTGCGACAGCGCTCGCGGAATACTATGATGGACGCACCTGGCATGGGCTCCAGCACCCCGACTTCTTCCAGGGCATCGGCCGGCTCGACATCCTTGCGGCGTATCGCGCCATCGACCGGCCCTTGTTGCTGTTGGCTGGGGAGCATGACCTGCATGCCATCGATACCGGATGGGCCGCTGCCATTGCAGACGCCGTGAACCGAACGCGGCCCGGCACGGCCACCAGCATGGTCGTTCCCGGAACCACGCACCATTACCACACCGTGCCGTCCATGCAGGACTATGTGTGCATGGAGGCGGAGGGCCGGATTGATGCGGTCTACATGGCCGACCACTTCAATTCGGAGGTGCCGCGGATCATCGCCGAATGGGTGCACGGCATGCGTTGA
- a CDS encoding cold-shock protein codes for MSSGTVKFFNTEKGFGFITPDEGGKDVFVHKTGTRQPLYEGDKVNFEVENSPKGLNAVNVTKA; via the coding sequence ATGTCAAGCGGTACAGTGAAGTTCTTCAACACGGAGAAAGGTTTTGGTTTCATCACCCCCGACGAGGGTGGTAAGGACGTGTTCGTCCACAAGACCGGCACCCGTCAGCCCCTCTACGAAGGTGACAAGGTCAACTTTGAGGTAGAGAACAGCCCCAAGGGCCTCAACGCGGTCAACGTGACCAAGGCCTGA